A region from the Malus domestica chromosome 07, GDT2T_hap1 genome encodes:
- the LOC103445081 gene encoding uncharacterized protein: MSGNHHVLRLVLSCRKITAQVTSPSSSSIIAMASSSEQEFVACYRSNLNRFPRSPTFWDAKVTSRIGEKLALRFQDIGVTGVEIDLREELSRPVHHRIEVLSLFYFVQARPPHG; encoded by the coding sequence ATGTCCGGAAACCACCATGTCCTCCGCCTAGTGCTCTCATGCCGCAAAATCACAGCACAGGTGACAAGCCCCAGCAGCTCCTCAATCATAGCCATGGCCTCTTCCTCCGAGCAAGAGTTCGTTGCCTGCTACCGATCCAATCTCAACCGCTTCCCTCGCTCTCCAACCTTCTGGGATGCCAAGGTCACCTCTCGCATCGGCGAGAAGCTTGCCCTTCGTTTCCAGGATATCGGCGTCACTGGTGTCGAGATTGACCTCCGTGAAGAGCTATCTAGGCCCGTCCACCACCGCATCGAGGTGTTGtcgctcttctactttgtccaGGCCCGTCCACCACATGGCTGA